DNA sequence from the Pseudopipra pipra isolate bDixPip1 unplaced genomic scaffold, bDixPip1.hap1 HAP1_SCAFFOLD_680, whole genome shotgun sequence genome:
ACACGAGGCACACAGGCAGTGGGACTGCACTGCCCCCTGTACTGGAGACTCAGCAGAtgcagaaagattaaaaaaataaataaattttaaaaacgtAATGTTTAAAAACTTGTTCtagtttcctcttgtcctctgtTAAGAGTTAAAGAAAGTAGAGCCCCATAGCTGAGCTCCTCTCTCCTGATAGGAAACCTGAGCACGGAGAGCAGGATGAATCACTGCTACTGGCACCAGCAAGTGCCACACAATTTTTCAGGGCACTTCTCCCCTCCTAAAAAAGTCTTGTACCAGCTTGTCAAACGTCCATGAGGAATTCTGCTTTAAGACATTTAAGGGAGTGAGTAAATACTGCTCTGCAAATCCAGCTGTAAAGTGCTCCTTGGAAACAGGTGCCTGGCTAACAGcagtggctgctcctgctgctcccagctcttccccactcagcttttccttccctttttcctcatCCCTGTGACAAGTGCAACCTTCTTTTGAGCAAAGAGCTGGCTCAcagtggtgctgctgaggaatCTCAGCACCTGTAAATGCTTCAGGTTTCTCAGTGTATTTCTCTGGGGACTCAAAAACAACCCCCTGGGGTGCAGAATGCCGTGCAGCTCTTTTCCAGAGACACGTGGGGTCCTGCCCCCTCCtttggctttgctgctgcacagacTCTGGCAAAGGCTTTGGGACTTGGAGGTCAGGAAGTACCTGGGGGGCAGAGCTCAGGTATTCCTGAAAGTAAACCTGGCACATGCTGCCCTTCACAATGGGAATGATCGAGCAAGGTTTCAGCCACTTCACAAACTCGTGCAGCTCCGAAAAGGACGAGTGATCCGAGTACGGGATGGGGTGGATCTTGGGGTGGGTGACTTTCACAGGCCTGCCTGTGGGGAGGATGGCAATGGTGGGGTGCAGCGTGTTCCAGGTGACCAGGGTATCCCAGCGGATCTCGGCGACATCCACGGCGCGGATCCACCCGGCCCCCTCCTCGGCGGTGAACACATccggcagctccagcagccgcATCTGCTCCAGGCGCCAGGGACTCACCACCACCCAGGTGCTGAACTCCACGGCCAGGTCCACCAGCAGCGCCTCCTTGCCCAGGGTGTACACACCTGCCAGGGGAGCCGGGTGTGGGACAGGGTGGAGAGGAACAGGAGCCCTGCCCGGGGGTGCTGCCAGCTTGTGACCACCAAACCACCTCCGGAGGTGGTAAGCAGGTGGCTCCAGTTAGTGTGAGTTACTTACATCTTTAAAGCTGGCGGGACGAGGGGCTGGCACTCACCGATGACGACGTGGTGGTGCGGGTGGGCGCGGATGAGGCGGGCGGCCTGGCGCGTGGCCAGCTGGCGCGAGGGCAGCGCCCGCCGCGGGTGGCAGTGCGTGTTGTCCAGGTACAGCCGGTCGATGCGGCGGCCCCTCAGCAGCGGCTCCCCCTGCATGGAGCTCGTGTAGCGGAAATCTCCTGCAAGGGACAAGGTTGTCAGCatttgcccagagagggtgtggagtctccctcagtAGAGACATCTCAGAGCTGTCTGGTCACAGTTCTGCGCCACGTGCTGTGGGAcgaccagatgacccactgtggtcccttccatcctgggattctgtgacgGTGGGACCCTGCCCTGTACCTGTGTAGAGGATGGTGCCAAAGGTGCCCTCGAAGAGGAACATGACGGAGCCGGGGCAGTGGTTGGAGTCGAGCAGCGTCACTGTCACCTCGTCCAGCACGTGGCTCTGCCCCACCTCCAGCGGCCGGATCCAGCACGTTGGCACCTACAGGGACCAGGTggagagggcagggcaggggatgagggttgggcagggcagggcaggacaggTGGAGAAATAGGGGTACCTGGGTGATGAGGGCTGGGTGGGACAGGTGGGCGATGGAGGTGCCCAGGTGAGTAGGGTGGGGCCAGACAGGTGGAGAGGTGGGGACGCCCAGGTGTTGAAGGCAGGGCCGGGCAGGTGGGGTGATGGGGGTGCCCAGGTGATGAGGGTCAGGCCAGGCCATACCTACCCGTAGGCGGCTGTGCAGGAGGCGGGCGGTGATCGGGGAGCAGTACAGCGGGCGGCTCCAGGTGCTGGACAGCCCCACCGTGTGGTCCGCGTGCATGTGGGACAGGAAGAAGAGGCGGGCGCCGGCCGCCCTGCGCAGGCTCCAGAAGTCCACGGCGATGGGAGTCCCGGCCAGCACCGTCCCGCTCATGGCGGGCGGGACCCCGCGCCCCCTCACAGCGAATTTGGCGGGAAGCGCCGCGCATGCGCGCGAGGCGCGGGGGGGCCGCCGGGCCGAGCGTCAGGGGCGGGGTCACGTGGGCAGGGGTCACGTGGGCGGGGCCGGGGACCAGaaccgggaccgggaccgggattGGTATCGGGACCTGGGACTGAGACTGGGATTGAGACCAGGACCGGGACCTGGGACCTGGGACCAGGACCAGGACCAGGACCAGGACCAGGACCAGGACCAGGACCAGGACTAGGACTAGGACTGGGATTGGGACCCGGACCGGGACCTGGGACTGAGACTAGGACTGTCATtgggaccgggaccgggacctGGGACTGAGACTAGGACTGTCatcgggaccgggaccgggatgGGTTCCGGGACCTGGGCGTGAGACTAGGACTGGGCCTGGGACCTGGGACTGAGACTGCGATCGGGACCGGGACTTGGGAGTGGGTCTGCGACCAGGACTAGGATCGGGACCTGTAACTGGGACTGGGACTAGGACTGGGGCTAGGATCAGACCGGGACCTAGGCCCGGGACCATACCGGGGCTGGCCGTAGCCCGGGCCGTGCCGGGGCCATGCCGTACCTGGGCGGCGAGGAGGCGCTGCGGGAGCTCCGCCGGGCCCTGTCCAACCCGCACGTGCAGGCGGACCCGGTGCGGTACCGCGCCGCCGTCCTGCGGGTCATCCGGTAcggcgggggctggggggacccGCACCCGGGGCACCCGCACCCGGCCCGGCCCGACCCGCGTGTCCCCGCAGGCTGATGGCGCAGGGCGCCGACGTGTCGGGGGTGTTCCCGGAGATGGTGAAGGCGGGCGCGGTGCCGGACGTGGTGCAGAAGAAGCTCGTGTCGCTGTACGTGCGGGCACAGGCCCCGCGGCAGCCGCAGCTGGCGCTGCTCGCCGTCAACTCCCTGCGCAAGGACTGCGCCCACCCGAGCCCGGCCGTGCGGGGGCTCGCCCTGCGGACCATGTGCGGCCTCAGGTGCGGCGGGGCGAGCGGGGCGGTGGTCCTGGGCTGGGATGGTCATGGGACTGAGGGTGGTGGTCCTGGATGAGGGGTGGTGGTCATGGACTGAGGGTAGtggtcctggggctggggattGTGGCTGTGGGGCTAGGGGTGGTGgtcctggggctggggtggTCATGGGACTGAGGGTGGTGTTTCTGGACTGGGGTGGTGGTTCTAGGGCTCAGGGTGGtggtcctggggctggggatggtggtcctggggctggggatggtGGTTGTGGGCTGGGGTGCTGGTCCCGGGCTGGGGTGCTAGTCCCGGACTggggtggtggtgctgggctggtGATCCTGGGCTGGAGGTGGTGGTCGTGGGCTGGAGATGATGGTCCTGGGCTCGAGGTGGTGGCTGTGAGGCTGGGGGTAGTGGTCATGGTCTGGGGTGGTTGTCATGGGCTGGAGGTGGTCCTGGGAGTGGGGCAGGTGGTCCTGGGGCTAGGGCTGGTGGtcctgggctggggggtggtGGTCATGGGACTGGGGGTGGTGGTCCTGGGACTTGAGGTGTGGGGTTGGGAGGGAGGTGTCCTGGGGCTTgaggtgtggggctgtggggctgtgagTGATGGTCATGGGCTGGAGTGGTGGTCCTAGGTTGGGGGTGGTGCTCTTGGGCTCGAGGTGGTGGTCATGGGCTCAAGGTGGtggtcctggggctgggggtagtcctggggctggggtggTGGTCTTGGGCTCGAGGTGGTGGTCCTGGGTGTCGCAGGTGCTGAGAGCACATTCAGGCCttagggctgtgctgggctcgCTGTGCTGCCTCTGGGTTGTcgtggctgcagggcagagagaggGGGAAGTGGAGGGGAATTAAAGGCTGGGAGGGTTGGGGTTGTTCAGGCTCTGGTACCCCCTGACCTGCCCTCAGGATGCCCGGGATCCAGGAGTacctgcagcagcccctggtGAACGGGCTGCGGGACAAGGCGTCCTACGTGcgcagagcagctgtgctgtggaagggctgtgccaggggactGAGAAGTGGGTAGGGACTGCGAGGCTGGGCTCACTGGGCTCTGGAGGGCTGTGCTCTGGCTCGAGGGGTGGGTGGTGGTCCTGGGGGCTGGGCTGACACACTGAGAGCATGTTCAACGCTCTTCATGGCTGCTGCTGGACTCGCTGTGCTGCCTCTGGTTgttgtggctgcagggcagagagaggggaagtggaggagaattaaaggctgggagagctgggggtgctcacctggagaagagaaggctccaggaagacctgagagccccttccagtgcctaaaggggcttcaagagagctggagatggactttggacaagggatggagagacaggacaagaaggAATGTCTTCCCGTTGAcaagggcagggttagatgggatattgggaaggaattcctccctgtgagggtggggaggccctggcacaggttgcccagagaagctgtggctgccccatccctggaagtgtccaaggccaggttggatggggcttggagcaacctgggctagtggaaggtgtccctgcccatgccagggggtggaatgagatgagctttaagtttcttcccaacccaaaccattccatgattctggggTCCATGTGTATCAGACTGTTAACAACGCAGTGCCCCTTCCCTTTCTGCTCTTCAGGGCCTCCCACAGCACACAGCCATCCCTGAAATCTCTGATCAGCCAGGGGCCATTCTCACCCCCACAAATATTCAGGGAaaagctgtgccaagggcagTTGTTACTGTAGAGCTGGAGGTTCTGGTGGCTCCTTCTCCCAGTTCAAGCCATATCTTCTTTTTGTGACAAATACTCATAGACAGTGATTAAACTGCAGTGTGCCAGCAGAATTTGATAGCAGGAGCTCTGCTCCTTTGTAGATGGTGCACTGGTGAACGAGCTCTACAGTTTGCTTCGTGACCAGGATCCTATTGTGGTCGTGAACTGTCTGAGGGCCTTGGAAGAGATCTTGAAGAAGGAGGGAGGAGTTGTCATCAACAAACCAATTGCCCATCATCTCCTCAACAGGTTTGTTGTCTTTTATACTAAGGAGGTGCTGGAACCTTCATTCT
Encoded proteins:
- the LOC135408845 gene encoding LOW QUALITY PROTEIN: 5' exonuclease Apollo-like (The sequence of the model RefSeq protein was modified relative to this genomic sequence to represent the inferred CDS: substituted 1 base at 1 genomic stop codon) produces the protein MTRRTAARYRTGSACTCGLDRARRSSRSASSPPRYGMAPARPGPXRSARRPPRASRACAALPAKFAVRGRGVPPAMSGTVLAGTPIAVDFWSLRRAAGARLFFLSHMHADHTVGLSSTWSRPLYCSPITARLLHSRLRVPTCWIRPLEVGQSHVLDEVTVTLLDSNHCPGSVMFLFEGTFGTILYTGDFRYTSSMQGEPLLRGRRIDRLYLDNTHCHPRRALPSRQLATRQAARLIRAHPHHHVVIGVYTLGKEALLVDLAVEFSTWVVVSPWRLEQMRLLELPDVFTAEEGAGWIRAVDVAEIRWDTLVTWNTLHPTIAILPTGRPVKVTHPKIHPIPYSDHSSFSELHEFVKWLKPCSIIPIVKGSMCQVYFQEYLSSAPQVLPDLQVPKPLPESVQQQSQRRGQDPTCLWKRAARHSAPQGVVFESPEKYTEKPEAFTGAEIPQQHHCEPALCSKEGCTCHRDEEKGKEKLSGEELGAAGAATAVSQAPVSKEHFTAGFAEQYLLTPLNVLKQNSSWTFDKLVQDFFRRGEVP
- the LOC135408843 gene encoding AP-4 complex subunit beta-1-like; amino-acid sequence: MAQGADVSGVFPEMVKAGAVPDVVQKKLVSLYVRAQAPRQPQLALLAVNSLRKDCAHPSPAVRGLALRTMCGLRMPGIQEYLQQPLVNGLRDKASYVRRAAVLWKGCARGLRNGALVNELYSLLRDQDPIVVVNCLRALEEILKKEGGVVINKPIAHHLLNREDLKGL